A window of the Cheilinus undulatus linkage group 21, ASM1832078v1, whole genome shotgun sequence genome harbors these coding sequences:
- the gh1 gene encoding somatotropin has protein sequence MEKVVLLLSMLSLGVLSQPITDGQRLFSIAVSRVQHLHLLAQRLFSEFESSLQAEEQRQLNKIFLQDFCNSDYIISPIDKHETQRSSVLKLLSISYRLVESWEFPSRSLSVSSAPRNQVSRSLTDLKTGILLLIRATQDGAELLPDSSALQLAPYGNYYQSLGPDESLRRTYELLACFKKDMHKVETYLTVAKCRLSPEANCTL, from the exons TGGTCCTCCTGCTGTCCATGCTGTCTCTTGGTGTCTTgagtcagccaatcacagatgGCCAGCGTTTGTTCTCCATCGCCGTGAGCAGAGTTCAACACCTCCACCTGCTGGCCCAGAGACTCTTCTCTGAATTT GAGAGCTCTCTACAGGCCGAGGAGCAACGACAGCTCAATAAAATCTTCCTGCAGGATTTCTGTAACTCTGATTACATCATCAGCCCCATCGACAAACACGAGACGCAGCGCAGCTCT GTCCTGAAGTTGTTGTCTATCTCCTATCGATTGGTTGAGTCTTGGGAGTTCCCCAGTCGTTCTCTGTCTGTAAGTTCTGCTCCCAGGAACCAGGTTTCCCGCTCGCTGACTGATCTGAAGACAGGAATCTTGTTGCTCATCAGG GCCACACAGGACGGAGCAGAGCTCTTACCCGATAGTTCCGCCCTCCAGCTGGCGCCATACGGGAACTATTACCAGAGCCTGGGACCTGACGAATCCCTGAGGCGGACCTATGAACTGTTGGCCTGTTTCAAGAAGGACATGCACAAG GTGGAGACCTACCTGACCGTGGCTAAATGTCGACTCTCTCCAGAAGCCAACTGTACCTTGTAG